The Deltaproteobacteria bacterium sequence AGTCCGAGGGAACAGTGCCGCGTTCCGGCTCGGGGGAGGAGTTGTGCGGTCATGGGTAAGGGTGACGAGGCGGCGCGCCGCGAGATCGAGGAGCTGCGCCGCCGTATAGAGTACCACAACTACCGCTACTACGTGCTCGACAGTCCCGTCGTCTCCGACGCCGAGTACGACCGGCTCATGCGCCGGCTCGAGGAGCTGGAGGCCGCCCATCCCGAGCTCGTCACGGCCGACTCGCCCACACAGCGCGTCGGTGCCGCTCCGGTCGAGGAGTTCGGCACGGTCGAGCACGGCGTGCCCATGCTCTCGCTGGCCAACGCCTTCGACGAGGACGAGGTGAGGGCCTTCGACAGCCGGGTGAGAAAGCTCGTCGGCACGGAGGGGGAGATCGAGTACGTGGGCGAGCCCAAGCTCGACGGTCTGGCCGTGGAGCTCGTCTACGAGGGCGGGGTCTTCGTCACCGGTTCCACCCGCGGCGACGGCTACCGGGGCGAGGACGTGACGGCCAACCTGAGGACCGTGAGGAGCGTTCCGCTTCGGCTTGCGCCCCGCGGCGGCGATGACATCCCCGTGGCCTCGAGGCTCGAGGTGCGCGGCGAGGTCTTCATGCCCGTAGAGGCCTTCAGGCGGCTCAACGACGAACGGGGCCGGCGCGGCGAGCCGCTCTTCGCCAACCCCCGAAACGCCGCCGCAGGGTCGCTTCGCCAGCTCGACCCGAGGGTCACGGCCTCGCGGCCCCTCGATATCTTCTGCTACGGCGTGGGCGCCGTCGAGGGCGCGGACTTCTCCACCCACATGGAGACACTCGACTACCTGCGGGCCCTGGGCTTCAAGGTCAACCCGCTGGTAAGCCTTCTTCACGGCATAAGCGAGGTCATCGACTACCACGATAGCCTCGAGGCCCGGCGCGACGAGCTCGACTACGAGCTCGACGGCACGGTCATAAAGGTCAACAGCCTCGCCCTCCAGGAGCGCCTCGGTACACTCACGAGGAGTCCCCGCTGGGCCCTGGCCTACAAGTTCAAGGCCCGGCAGGAGACCACGGTGGTGAAGAGCATAGAGGTGGGCGTGGGCCGCACCGGAGCTCTCACGCCCGTGGCGGTGCTCGAACCGGTGGAGATAGGCGGCGTTACGATAGAGCGGGCTACACTCCACAACCTCGGCGAGATCCGCAGAAAGGACGTGCGTGTCGGTGACCGTGTGGTCGTGGAGAGGGCGGGTGATGTCATTCCCGAGGTCGTGGCCGTGGTGAAGGAGAGGCGCCCGCCGGAGGCGGTTCCCTTCGACATGCCCGATGCCTGTCCCGCCTGCGGCGCCCACGTCGAACAGGTGGGGGCCATCCATTACTGCACGGCCGGGCTCGCCTGTCCGGCAAGGCTCAAGGAGAGCATCCATCACTTCGCATCCAAGAGGGCCATGGACATCGAGGGGCTGGGCAGGAAGAACGTGGAACAGCTCGTAGACGCCGGGCTCCTGCGCGACGTGGCCGACATATATACGCTCAAGGTGGAGGACCTGCTCGGCCTTGAGCGCTGGGCCGAGAAGTCGGCTCAGAACCTCGTTGACGCCATCGAGCGGAGCAAGCGTCCCACGCTCCCGCGTCTCATCCATGCCCTCGGCATCCGCGGCGTGGGTGAGCATCTGGCCGTGGTCCTGGCCCGCCGCTTCGGGTCCGTCGAGGCGCTCATGGAGGCTTCGCTGGAAGAACTCACGGCGGTGCGCGAGATAGGGCCCGAGACGGCGCGCTCGGTGAGGGAGTTCTTCGACGAGCCGCGAAACAGGCGCGTGCTCGAAAGGCTGCGCGAGCTCGGCGTGCGCTTTCCGCGCGAGGAGAAGAGCGGAAGCGGCGGGCCGCTGGCGGGCAAGGTCTTTCTCTTCACCGGGGCCCTCGACTCGATGACCCGTGAGGAGGCCAGGCGCCTCGTCGAGTCCCTTGGGGGGCGGTGCGCCTCGTCGGCCGGAAAGAGGGTGGACTACGTGGTGGCGGGCCGGGAGCCGGGCTCCAAGTACGCCAGGGCCAGGGAGCTGGGCCTTACCATAATCGATGAAAAGGAGTTCCTCGAGCTCACAGGCCGCGGCGCGGCGAAGTGAAAGGACGGGACGCCACCGGCCCGCCGCTGAGCGATCCTTGCCGAGAGGACGGAATAAAGGAAGCTCTGATTTATTGCACTGCCCGCGCCGGCTGCCTCTGGGGGCTGTGCCGGGGGGTTCGGGCCGCAAAGGCGTAAAAAATCCCGCCTGGCGCGGCCCGAACCCCCCGGTACAGCCGAACATCCGAATAACATACGATGGGGAAACGCGGGCCTATGGCCCTTCTACGGAAAGTTTCCCCCAAGGTAATTAATCAGAGTTTCCTAAAGAGAACGCAATGAAGAAGAGGATACTTCTATCCCACGGAAGCGGCGGCAGGCTGAGCCGCGAGCTTGTGGAGAGGGTCTTCCTGAGGCACTTCGACAACGAGCTCCTCGCCCCTCTCGACGACCAGGCCGTCTTCGGCGTAGGCGCTTCGAGGCTCGCCTTCACCACCGACTCTTACGTCATCGACCCGCTCTTCTTTCCGGGCGGCGACATCGGCAGGCTCTCGGTCTGCGGCACGGTGAACGACCTCGCCGTAGGCGGGGCCGAGCCGCTCTATCTCAGCGCAGCCTTCATAATCGAGGAGGGCCTTGAGCTCGACGTGCTCGAAAGGGTGGTGGAGAGCATGGCCGCCGCGGCCCGCGGGGCCGGCGTGAAGGTCGTGACCGGCGATACCAAGGTCGTGGAGCGTGGCAAGGGCGACGGCCTGTTCATCAACACCGCGGGCGTGGGCGTGGTGCGCGACGGCGTCGAGCTCTCGCCGGGCAGGATCGCGCCGGGCGACAGGGTGATAGTGTCGGGCGCCCTGGGGGATCACGCCGTGGCGGTCCTCACAAGGCGCGAGGGGCTGGAGATGGACGCCCCCGTGGAGAGCGACTGCGCGCCGCTCAACGGCCTCGTGGCGGAGATACTCGACGAGGCCGGCCCCGAGGTGAAGGCCATGCGGGACCCCACCCGCGGCGGGCTCGCAACGGTGCTCAACGAGTTCGCCGCCGCCTCGGGCCGCGGCGTGCTCGTAAGGGAAGAGGCCGTGCCGGTGCGCGAGGCCGTGCGAGGCGCCTGCGAGATGCTCGGCTTCGACCCCCTCTACCTCGCCAACGAGGGCAAGGTCGTCGTCGTCGCCGCCGAGGAGGCGGCAGAGAGGATCGTCGGGAGGATGCGCAGCCACGAGCTCGGCCGTGACGCCGCCG is a genomic window containing:
- the hypE gene encoding hydrogenase expression/formation protein HypE, translated to MKKRILLSHGSGGRLSRELVERVFLRHFDNELLAPLDDQAVFGVGASRLAFTTDSYVIDPLFFPGGDIGRLSVCGTVNDLAVGGAEPLYLSAAFIIEEGLELDVLERVVESMAAAARGAGVKVVTGDTKVVERGKGDGLFINTAGVGVVRDGVELSPGRIAPGDRVIVSGALGDHAVAVLTRREGLEMDAPVESDCAPLNGLVAEILDEAGPEVKAMRDPTRGGLATVLNEFAAASGRGVLVREEAVPVREAVRGACEMLGFDPLYLANEGKVVVVAAEEAAERIVGRMRSHELGRDAAVIGEVTAENAGRLIVETCIGNRRIADMLSGEQFPRIC
- the ligA gene encoding NAD-dependent DNA ligase LigA, which encodes MGKGDEAARREIEELRRRIEYHNYRYYVLDSPVVSDAEYDRLMRRLEELEAAHPELVTADSPTQRVGAAPVEEFGTVEHGVPMLSLANAFDEDEVRAFDSRVRKLVGTEGEIEYVGEPKLDGLAVELVYEGGVFVTGSTRGDGYRGEDVTANLRTVRSVPLRLAPRGGDDIPVASRLEVRGEVFMPVEAFRRLNDERGRRGEPLFANPRNAAAGSLRQLDPRVTASRPLDIFCYGVGAVEGADFSTHMETLDYLRALGFKVNPLVSLLHGISEVIDYHDSLEARRDELDYELDGTVIKVNSLALQERLGTLTRSPRWALAYKFKARQETTVVKSIEVGVGRTGALTPVAVLEPVEIGGVTIERATLHNLGEIRRKDVRVGDRVVVERAGDVIPEVVAVVKERRPPEAVPFDMPDACPACGAHVEQVGAIHYCTAGLACPARLKESIHHFASKRAMDIEGLGRKNVEQLVDAGLLRDVADIYTLKVEDLLGLERWAEKSAQNLVDAIERSKRPTLPRLIHALGIRGVGEHLAVVLARRFGSVEALMEASLEELTAVREIGPETARSVREFFDEPRNRRVLERLRELGVRFPREEKSGSGGPLAGKVFLFTGALDSMTREEARRLVESLGGRCASSAGKRVDYVVAGREPGSKYARARELGLTIIDEKEFLELTGRGAAK